The Stigmatella aurantiaca DW4/3-1 genome contains the following window.
CCAACCTCTACAAGTGGGGCATGGCCATCGACCTGGCCCGCTGCACGGGGTGCTCCGCGTGCGTGATCGCCTGCCAGGCCGAGAACAACATCCCCGTGGTGGGCAAGGACCAGGTCAGCCGCAGCCGTGAGATGCACTGGCTGCGCATCGACCGCTACTTCAGCGGCCCTGGCATCCACACGGGTGGCTACGACAACAAGGCCGATCCGGACTCCGACCCGCAGATGGTCCACCAGCCGGTCACCTGCGTGCACTGCGAGAAGGCGCCCTGCGAGTACGTCTGCCCGGTGAACGCCACCGTCCACTCGGACGAGGGCCTCAACGACATGGTGTACAACCGCTGCATCGGCACGCGGTACTGCGCCAACAACTGCCCCTACAAGGTCCGCCGGTTCAACTACCTGCACTACACCCACGGCAAGACGCCCACGCAGAAGATGCTGATGAACCCGGACGTCACGGTGCGCAACCGCGGCGTGATGGAGAAGTGCACCTACTGCGTCCAGCGCATCGAGCGCGTGCGCATCAACGCGCGCGTGGAGAAGCGGACCATCTCCGATGGCGAGTTGCAGACGGCCTGCCAGCAGACGTGCGCCGCCCAGGCCATCACCTTCGGCTCGCTCCATGACCCGAAGTCCCGCGTCAGCCAGCTCCACACGGACGACCGCCACTACAAGCTGCTGTACGAGCTCGGCACCATGCCGCGCACGGTTCACCTCGTGCGGCTGCGCAACCCGAATCCCGCCCTGGCCCAAGCTCCCAAGGCGCACGAAGGAGAGCACTGATCATGGCCGAGACCGCCGCCCATTCCGCGCTCGACCCGCTCGAGCCCCGGGAGCTCGTCCCACCGCACCACACCGACCGGACGCTCAATGACACCTTGCTCGATTATGTCTGGCAGAAGCCAGGCAAGGGCTGGTTCATGCTGTTCGGCATTTCCCTGTGCCTGCTGAGCCTGCTGGTCATCGGCCTCACCTACACGGTGGCCAAGGGCATCGGCACCTGGGGTAACAACCAGCCGGTCAGCTGGGCACTGGAGATCGTCAACTTCGTGTGGTGGGTGGGTATCGGCCACGCCGGAACGCTCATCTCCGCCATCCTCCTGCTGTTCCAGCAGAAGTGGCGCACCAGCATCAACCGCTTCGCCGAGGCGATGACGCTGTTCGCGGTCATGTGCGCGGGCCTCTTCCCGCTGTTCCACACCGGCCGCCCCTGGTTCGCCTTCTGGCTGTTCCCCTACCCCAGCACCCTGGGCGCGTGGCCGCAGTTCCGCTCCCCGCTGCTCTGGGACGTGTTCGCCATCTCGACGTACCTCACGGTGTCCGCGCTGTTCTGGTACGTGGGCCTCATCCCGGACCTGGCGGCCCTGCGCGACTCGTCGAAGACGAAGCTCCAGCGCATCCTCTACGGCATCTTCAGCCTCGGCTGGCGCGGCTCCGGGCGGCACTGGCACAACTACAAGATCGCCTACCTGCTGCTGGCCGGTATCTCCACGCCGCTCGTGGTCTCGGTGCACACCATCGTGTCCTTCGACTTCGCGGTGTCCCTGCTGCCCGGCTGGCACGCCACCATCTTCCCGCCCTACTTCGTGGCCGGCGCCGTGTTCTCCGGCTTTGCCATGGTCATCACGCTCATCATCCCGGCGCGCAAGTACATGGGCCTGAGGGATGTGATCACCGACCGGCACCTGGAGAACATGAACAAGGTCATCCTCGCGACGGGCCTGCTCGTGTCCTACGGCTACATGATGGAGCACTTCATCGCCTGGTACTCGCAGAGCCAGTACGAGATCTGGACCTTCTACGTGAACCGCGCGCGCGGCCCCTACTGGCCGGTGTACTGGCTGATGATCGCCTGCAACGTCATCACCCCGAACATCTTCTGGTTCAAGAAGTGCCGCACGAGCATCCCCATCATGTGGGTGGCCTCCATCATGGTGAACATCGGCATGTGGTGCGAGCGCTTCATCATCATCGTCACCTCGCTGCACCAGGACTTCCTGCCCTCCTCGTGGGACATGTACGCGCCCACCTGGGTGGACTGGTCCATCTACATCGGCACGCTGGGGCTGTTCGGCACCCTCTTCCTGCTGTTCCTGAAGTTCATCCCCGCGGTGGCCCTCAGCGAGGTGAAGGAAATGCAGCTGGAGTTGAAGCACGCCGCGCATGCCGCCCATGCGGGCCACGCCAACGACACGGCGGCGGCGGGCACCCTCACCCACGGAGCGCACTAGAGCCATGGAAGCCAAGGTCCTCGACAGCTGGGTGCTCGGCGAATTCGAGACGCCCGAAGCCCTCGTTGCCGCCACCAATGAAATGCGCCTGAAGGGCTTTCAGGGCATGGACACGTACTCCCCGTACCCGCTGCACGGCGGGTCCGAGGCGCTGGGCCTGCCCCCTTCGAAGGTGCCTTTCATCGCCCTGGGCGGCACGCTCACCGGCTGCATCACCGCGCTGACGATGCAGACGTACATGAACTCCGTCGACTACCCGCTCAACGTGGGTGGCCGTCCCATCCTGAGCCTGCCCTCGTGGGTGCCCGTCACCTTCGAGCTGTCGGTGCTCTTCACCGCGTTCGGCATCTTCTTCGGCCTCATGGCGCTCAGCCGCCTGCCCCAGCTCTACCACCCGGTGTTCGAGCACGATGCCTTCCGCAGCGCCTCCACGCACGGGTTCTGGCTGAGCATCCCCAAGCGGGCGGGCGTGAACGCGGAGGATGTCATGCAGCAGTTGCAGAGCCTGGGCGCCACCCAGGTGACCGTCGTCACGGGAGAGAAGGAATGAAGTACCTCATCCCCGCCGTGGGACTCGCGGCCCTCACCGGTTGCCAGATCTCCTCTGAAACCCTCCAGCGCATGGAGGACCAGTCCAAGTACGAGTACTACGAGACCTCGGAGTTCTGGGCCGATGGGCGTGCCATGCGCACCCCGCCCGAGGGCACCTTCGCGCGCGAGCAGCTCGTGGGCAACCCGGGGCTGTCCACCGGCCGCGTGGGCGCGCAGCTGGTGTCCGCCATCCCGGTCACCGTGGACAAGAGCCTGCTGCTGCTCGGCCAGAAGAAGTACAACATCGTCTGCTCGCAGTGCCACGGCGTGCTCGGCGACGGCAACAGCATCGTCGCGGAGAACATGGGCCTGCGGCTGCCGCCGTCCCTGCTGGAGCTGTCCGAGCGCCCGGCAGGCCACTTCTACACCGCCATCAACGAGGGCTACGGCGTGATGCCGTCCTTCAGCGGTGAGCTCAACACCCAGGAGCGCTGGGCCGTGGTCGCCTACGTGCGCGCGCTCCAGGCCGCCCGGTCCACCCGTCCGGGAGGCGAGTCTCTTCCTCAGGAGAACCGATGAATTCCGTGGAGCGTTACACCGCCACGCCCAAGCTCATGCCGCTGGCCGGTGGCATCGGCGTGCTCGGCCTGCTGCTCACCGCCGCGGGGTACTTCGTGGACCCGCGCGCCACCGGCCACAGCTACCTGCTGGCGTTCGCGTACTGGGCCGGCATCTCCATCGCCTCGACCATCATGGTCGCCATCTTCCACACGGCCAAGGCCACGTGGATGACGGTGCTGCGCCGGGTGATGGAGACGATGGCCGTCTCCATTCCCCTGTTCGCGGTGCTCTTCCTGGGCCTCATCCCGGCCTTCAAGCACATCTACCCGTGGTTCCCCGGCTCGGAGCTCGTCAACAGCCTGAGCGAGCTGGAGCGCGAGCACCTGGGCCACAAGCAGCACGGCTACCTGAACCCCACGTTCTTCGCCGTGCGCCAGATCATCTACTTCAGCGTGTGGATCTTCGTGAGCCACCGGCTGCACTCGCTCAGCACCCGCCAGGACGAGGACGGCCAGTTGGAGCGCACCGCGAGCCTGCGCAAGTGGTCCCCCGGTTCGCTGCCCTTCCTTGCGCTCACCATTACTTTTGCTGCGTTCGACTGGATGATGAGCCTCACGCCGCTGTGGTTTTCCACCATCTTTGGCGTCTATTACTTCACGGGCAGCTTCCTGTCGGTCTTCTGCCTGCTGACGATCGTGTCGGTGAACGCGCAGGGGCATAACCTGTACGGCAACCTGGTGAAGCCCTCGCACTTCCACAACCTGGGCAAGCTGATGCTGGGCTTCACCGCCTTCTGGGCCTACATCGCCTTCTCCCAGTTCTTCCTCATCTGGATCGCCAACCTCCCGGAAGAGGCGCCCTGGTACCACACGCGCATCGCCACCGGCTGGCGCGGCCTGTCCATCTCGCTGTTCTTCCTGCACTTCCTGCTGCCGTTCGCCATCCTCCTGTCGCGCAACCTGAAGCTGCAGCCGCGCAAGCTGGCGGTGGTGGCCGTGTACCTGCTCGTCATCCACGCGGTGGACCTGTACTGGCTCATCTGGCCAGCCTTCAGCCCCGAGCACCCGTCCTTCCACTGGACGCTCGTCACCGCGTTCCTGGGCGTGGGCGGCGTGTCCATCGCCTTCGCGCTGTTCCGCATCCGCGGCCGGTACACGCTGCCGGTGAAGGACCCGTACATCGCCGAGTCCCTGAGGTACGTGCAGCCATGAAGAAGACCCAGGTCGAGCAGGAGTCGCGCGTCATCGTCGGCGCGCACGGTGTGGCGGCCGAGGAGGATCACCTCATCCTCGGAAAGGTCATCAGCGTGGGGGTCATCTCCCTCGTCATCTTCATCGTGGGCGGCATCTGGGCCTGGCGCATTCAGGTGGCCACCGAGAAGGAGCAGCTGCCCGACGGCCCCGCCGCCCGGCCGGCCGCCATGGGCCAGTACGAGATCGGCATCGTCAACCAGCGCCTCTTCGAGCAGGACTTCCACGCCAAGCAGAAGATCTCCGCCCAGCAGCAGGCGCTGCACAACGGCTGGGGAGACCAGCCCGGCGTGGCGGCCCACCCCAACCTCGATCAGGCCATGGAGCGCGTCATCTCCGACGCCCGGCGCGCCCCCCCGCCCCCCCCTCCGGCGCCCGAGACCGCGCCCGAGTCCCCTTCTCCCACCTCGCCACCGCGATAGCCTCCGCTGATGTCCTCCTTCCCCTCTCACGCTTCTGTGCGCCTCCCACCGGCCTTGCGGCTCGCCGTGGCGGTCCTGGCCCTGGGTGCCACGCTGCCAGCGTTCGCGCTGCCAGGGGGCGGCCGGACGCCTCGCGCCATCGTCGAGGCGCAGTCGGACACCCCGCCCGCGCTGCGCGGCGTGGAGGTGGAAGAGCACCTGGGCGAGCTGGTGCCCACCGAGCTGCGGTTCACGGACGCGCTGGGCAACGAGGTCCGCCTGGGCGACGTGCTGCCCAAGGACAAGCCCACCCTGCTCACGCTGGTGTACTACCAGTGCCCCATGCTCTGTAACCTCGTGCTCAACGGCCAGGTGAGCGCCATGCGCGAGCTGGGGCTGGAGCTGGGCAAGGACTACGCGTCCGTCACGGTGAGCATCGACCCGAAGGACACGGCCGCGCAGAGCCTGGACCGGCGGCGGCGCCACCTCCAGGCCATGGGCAAGCCCGAGACGGCCCCCTGGCACTTTCTCACGGGCAGTGAGGAGAACATTCACAAGCTCGCGGAATCCGTGGGATTCAAGTACACGTACGACGCGAGCACCCAGCAGTATGGCCATGCGGCGGTGGTCCACGTCCTCACCCCCGAGGGCAGCATTTCCCGCTATCTGTACGGCACGAGCTTTCCCCCCAGCGACATGAAGATGGCGCTGGTGGAGGCCTCGCACGGCAAGATAGGGACCAGCTTTGACCGGGTCTTGATGACCTGCTTCAAGTACGACACCACCACGCGGCGGTATGGCTTCTACATCTTCGGGTTCATTCGCGTGGGCGCGCTCATGGTATTCGGCGCGCTCTCGACAATGCTGATCTACTTCTGGAGGCGCGAGCTGAAGAAAGGCGCGACGGCATGAGCGACATTGCCAACAAAATCCTCTTCCTCCCGGAGCGCGCGTCGACCTTCGCTGAACGAGTCGACGTCCTCCACTACTTCGTCGTCGGCACCACCATGGTGATGTCGGCGGGCGTGGGCCTGGCGGCGCTGTTCTTCTTCTTCCGCTTCCGCCGGCGCGTCCCCAACCAGACCACCGAGTACGTGGTGCCGGACCTCAAGACGGAGTTCCTCTTCGTCTCGGTTCCGCTGGTCTTCTTCCTGGTGTGGTTCGCCATTGGCTTCCGGGACTTCACGTGGGTCACCACGCCGCCCAAGGACGCCATGGACGTCTACGTCATGGGCAAGCAGTGGATGTGGAAGTTCGCCTACCCGGAAGGGCCCAACGGCGTGAACGTGCTGCACGTGCCGGCCAACCGCCCGGTGCGGCTGCTCATCACGTCGCGGGACGTGCTCCACTCCTTCTACGTGCCGGCCTTCCGCATCAAGATGGATGCGCTGCCGGGCCGCTACACCCAGGTGTGGTTCGAGGCCACCAAGCCCGGCACGTACCAGGTGCTGTGCACCGAGTACTGCGGCCTGTCCCACTCGAAGATGCTCGCGGAGGTCGTCGTGCTGGCCCCCGAGGACTTCGAGGAGTGGCTCAAGGAGCAGCAGCGGGGCCGGCTCCAGGGCCGCCAGGACGCGCTGGCGGACACCTCGCTGGTGCCGCCGGTGGCCCGCATGGCCGAGCAGGGCGAGAAGCTCGCCGGCACCCAGGGCTGCCTCAAGTGCCACACGGTGGACGGGGCGCCCCACGTGGGCCCCACGTTCCTGGGCATGTATGACCGTCAGGAGAAGCTCGCCGACGGGCAGACGATCCGTGTGGACGAAGCCTACATCACCCAGTCGATGATGGACCCGGGGGCACACCTGGTGGCTGGCTACCAGAACGTGATGCCCACCTATCAGGGCAAGCTGCAAGGCCCCGAGACGGCCGCCATCGTCGAGTACATCAAGACATTGCGCACCGCGAACGTCCGCGAAGTCTCCTCGGAGGGACCTGCCTATGACCCCATCCAGTAGCCCGACCGCAGAGGGTGTGCTCCCCGGGCACGATGATGCCGGTGGGCACGCCGGGCACCACGACCACCCGAGCTATCTGGTCGACGGCACCACGGTGAAGTCGTGGCTGCTGACGATCGACCACAAGCGCATCGGCCTGATGTTCCTGGCCAGCGTGCTGTTCTTCTTCCTGGTGGGCGGCGTGTTCGCGCTGGCCGTCCGGGTGGAGCTGCTCACGCCGGGCCCGACCATCATGGATGCCATGACGTACAACCGGGCGTTCACGTTGCATGGCCTCATCATGATCTTCTTGTTCATGATTCCGGCCATCCCGGCGGCGTTCGGCAACTTCATGCTGCCGCTGATGCTGGGCGCCAAGGACGTGGCCTTCCCCCGGCTGAACCTGGCCAGCTTCTATATCTACGTCACGGGCGCCGTCCTGATGGTCTGGGGCATGCTCAACGGCGGCCTGGACACCGGCTGGACGTTCTACACCCCCTACAGCACGCACACGACGACCACGGTGGCGCCGGTGCTCTTCGGAGCCTTCGTCATCGGCTTCAGCTCCATCGCCACGGGTCTGAACTTCATCGTCACGGTGCACACGATGCGGGCGCCGGGCATCACCTGGTTCAAGCTGCCGCTGTTCGTGTGGGCCATCTACGCCACCAGCTGCATCCAGGTGCTGGCCACGCCGGTCATCGGCCTGCTGACGCTGCTCGTGGTGGGCGAGAACCTGTTCAGCTTCGGCCTGTTTGATCCGGCCCGCGGCGGAGACCCGGTGCTCTTCCAGCACCTGTTCTGGTTCTACAGCCACCCGGCCGTGTACATCATGGTGCTGCCGGCCTTCGGCGTGATGTCCGAGGTGGTGGCCGCCTTCAGCCGCAAGAACATCTTCGGCTACCGCGCGGTGGCGTACTCGTCGCTCGGCATCGCCTTCGTGGGCTTCTTCGCCTGGGGCCACCACATGTTCGTGTCGGGCCAGTCGACGTTCGACGCGGGCGTCTTCGGCGTGCTGACGATGCTGGTGGGCGTGTTCACCGCCATCAAGGTCTTCAACTGGGTGGGCACCGTCTACAAGGGCGCGGTCGATTTCCGCACGCCGTTCGCCTACTTCTGCGGCTTCCTGTTCTTCACCGTGTTCGGAGGCATGACGGGCATCGCGGTGGGCACGGTGTCGCTGGACATGCCGTGGCACGACACCTACTTCGTCGTGGCGCACTTCCACTTCATCATGGTGGGCGCGACGCTCATGGCCTTCCTGGCCGCCTTCCACTACTGGTTCCCGAAGATGTTCGGGCGCATGTACCACGAGGGGTGGGGCCTGGTGTCCGCGGCGCTCATCATCCTGGGGTTCAACGCCACGTTCATCCCCCAGTTCCTGCTGGGCAACTACGGCATGCCGCGGCGCTACTACGAGTACCCGGAGCGGTTCCAGGCGCTCAACGTCGCCTCCACGGCGGGGGCCAGCTTGCTGGCGTTCGGCTTCGTCATCGTGGCCATCTACCTGACGTACGCGCTGTTCTACGGGCGCGTGGCCGGGAAGAACCCCTGGCGCAGCAAGGGCTACGAGTGGCTTTCCGAGTCCCCTCCGCCCACGCACAACTTCGTGGGTCCGCAGCCCACGTTCCCCGAGGAGCCGCACTACTACGTGGCCCCGAAGAAGGACGAGGTGAACGATGTCTAGCGCTCCCGCCGCCCACGGCGCGGCGCCCGCCCCGAAGTTCGCAGAGCACTTCGCGTCGCTGGAGGTCCAGAACCACGCCGCCCGCCTGGGCATGTGGCTGTTCCTCTCCACGGAAATCCTGCTCTTCGCGGGTCTGTTCGCCTGCTACGCTTGCTACCGCTTCCTGTACCCGGAGGCGTTCGCCGAGGCCAGCCGGCACCTGGACCTGACGCTGGGCACGGTGAACACGGTGGTGCTCATCACCTCCTCGCTGACGGCGGCGCTCGCCGTGCACTACGCGAAGGAGGGCAAGAACAACATGGTGGCGCTGATGGTGGCGCTCACCCTGCTGATGGCGCTGGGCTTCCTCGTCATCAAGGGCTTCGAGTACTCGCACAAGTTCCACGAGGGCACGCTGCCCGGCAAGCACTACAGCTACCAGGGGCTCCAGCTTCCCGGGGCGCCGATGTACTTCACCATCTACTTCCTCTCCACCGGCCTGCACGCGTTCCACGTCACCATCGGCATGGGCGTTCTGGCGTGGATGGGCATCCGGGCGATCACCCAGAAGAACTTCGGCCCCAACAACTACACCGGCGTCGAGCTGGCCAGCATGTACTGGCACCTCGTGGACCTGGTGTGGATCTTCCTCTTTCCGATGCTGTATCTCGTCTAGGAGCGCATCCCCATGGCCGTCGTCAACGA
Protein-coding sequences here:
- the nrfD gene encoding NrfD/PsrC family molybdoenzyme membrane anchor subunit; the protein is MAETAAHSALDPLEPRELVPPHHTDRTLNDTLLDYVWQKPGKGWFMLFGISLCLLSLLVIGLTYTVAKGIGTWGNNQPVSWALEIVNFVWWVGIGHAGTLISAILLLFQQKWRTSINRFAEAMTLFAVMCAGLFPLFHTGRPWFAFWLFPYPSTLGAWPQFRSPLLWDVFAISTYLTVSALFWYVGLIPDLAALRDSSKTKLQRILYGIFSLGWRGSGRHWHNYKIAYLLLAGISTPLVVSVHTIVSFDFAVSLLPGWHATIFPPYFVAGAVFSGFAMVITLIIPARKYMGLRDVITDRHLENMNKVILATGLLVSYGYMMEHFIAWYSQSQYEIWTFYVNRARGPYWPVYWLMIACNVITPNIFWFKKCRTSIPIMWVASIMVNIGMWCERFIIIVTSLHQDFLPSSWDMYAPTWVDWSIYIGTLGLFGTLFLLFLKFIPAVALSEVKEMQLELKHAAHAAHAGHANDTAAAGTLTHGAH
- a CDS encoding DUF3341 domain-containing protein yields the protein MEAKVLDSWVLGEFETPEALVAATNEMRLKGFQGMDTYSPYPLHGGSEALGLPPSKVPFIALGGTLTGCITALTMQTYMNSVDYPLNVGGRPILSLPSWVPVTFELSVLFTAFGIFFGLMALSRLPQLYHPVFEHDAFRSASTHGFWLSIPKRAGVNAEDVMQQLQSLGATQVTVVTGEKE
- a CDS encoding c-type cytochrome yields the protein MKYLIPAVGLAALTGCQISSETLQRMEDQSKYEYYETSEFWADGRAMRTPPEGTFAREQLVGNPGLSTGRVGAQLVSAIPVTVDKSLLLLGQKKYNIVCSQCHGVLGDGNSIVAENMGLRLPPSLLELSERPAGHFYTAINEGYGVMPSFSGELNTQERWAVVAYVRALQAARSTRPGGESLPQENR
- a CDS encoding SCO family protein, whose protein sequence is MSSFPSHASVRLPPALRLAVAVLALGATLPAFALPGGGRTPRAIVEAQSDTPPALRGVEVEEHLGELVPTELRFTDALGNEVRLGDVLPKDKPTLLTLVYYQCPMLCNLVLNGQVSAMRELGLELGKDYASVTVSIDPKDTAAQSLDRRRRHLQAMGKPETAPWHFLTGSEENIHKLAESVGFKYTYDASTQQYGHAAVVHVLTPEGSISRYLYGTSFPPSDMKMALVEASHGKIGTSFDRVLMTCFKYDTTTRRYGFYIFGFIRVGALMVFGALSTMLIYFWRRELKKGATA
- the coxB gene encoding cytochrome c oxidase subunit II, which produces MSDIANKILFLPERASTFAERVDVLHYFVVGTTMVMSAGVGLAALFFFFRFRRRVPNQTTEYVVPDLKTEFLFVSVPLVFFLVWFAIGFRDFTWVTTPPKDAMDVYVMGKQWMWKFAYPEGPNGVNVLHVPANRPVRLLITSRDVLHSFYVPAFRIKMDALPGRYTQVWFEATKPGTYQVLCTEYCGLSHSKMLAEVVVLAPEDFEEWLKEQQRGRLQGRQDALADTSLVPPVARMAEQGEKLAGTQGCLKCHTVDGAPHVGPTFLGMYDRQEKLADGQTIRVDEAYITQSMMDPGAHLVAGYQNVMPTYQGKLQGPETAAIVEYIKTLRTANVREVSSEGPAYDPIQ
- a CDS encoding cytochrome c oxidase subunit I, which translates into the protein MTPSSSPTAEGVLPGHDDAGGHAGHHDHPSYLVDGTTVKSWLLTIDHKRIGLMFLASVLFFFLVGGVFALAVRVELLTPGPTIMDAMTYNRAFTLHGLIMIFLFMIPAIPAAFGNFMLPLMLGAKDVAFPRLNLASFYIYVTGAVLMVWGMLNGGLDTGWTFYTPYSTHTTTTVAPVLFGAFVIGFSSIATGLNFIVTVHTMRAPGITWFKLPLFVWAIYATSCIQVLATPVIGLLTLLVVGENLFSFGLFDPARGGDPVLFQHLFWFYSHPAVYIMVLPAFGVMSEVVAAFSRKNIFGYRAVAYSSLGIAFVGFFAWGHHMFVSGQSTFDAGVFGVLTMLVGVFTAIKVFNWVGTVYKGAVDFRTPFAYFCGFLFFTVFGGMTGIAVGTVSLDMPWHDTYFVVAHFHFIMVGATLMAFLAAFHYWFPKMFGRMYHEGWGLVSAALIILGFNATFIPQFLLGNYGMPRRYYEYPERFQALNVASTAGASLLAFGFVIVAIYLTYALFYGRVAGKNPWRSKGYEWLSESPPPTHNFVGPQPTFPEEPHYYVAPKKDEVNDV
- a CDS encoding cytochrome c oxidase subunit 3 family protein; translated protein: MSSAPAAHGAAPAPKFAEHFASLEVQNHAARLGMWLFLSTEILLFAGLFACYACYRFLYPEAFAEASRHLDLTLGTVNTVVLITSSLTAALAVHYAKEGKNNMVALMVALTLLMALGFLVIKGFEYSHKFHEGTLPGKHYSYQGLQLPGAPMYFTIYFLSTGLHAFHVTIGMGVLAWMGIRAITQKNFGPNNYTGVELASMYWHLVDLVWIFLFPMLYLV